In Carassius gibelio isolate Cgi1373 ecotype wild population from Czech Republic chromosome B20, carGib1.2-hapl.c, whole genome shotgun sequence, the following are encoded in one genomic region:
- the LOC127983394 gene encoding protein unc-93 homolog A-like encodes MKKIMSRTSKNVLVVSVGFLLLFTAYGGLQSLQSSLNAENGMGVISLSVIYGAIILSSMFLPPIMIKNLGCKWTIVLSMGCYVAYSFGNLAPGWPSLMTTSAILGMGGSPLWSAKCTYLTISGNRRGQKINKKGQDLINQYFGIFFFIFQSSAVWGNLMSSLIFGQDTSIEVPEENLQYCGATSCVENFTVANSTLPARYLVNTLLGCYIGVGVLAIIFVAVFLDNIDRDLAREFRKNKGNESFCSTFLATFKLLRDPRLLLLIPLTMYSGFEQSFLSGEYTKNYVTCAIGIHYVGFVMICFGASNSLCSFAFGRLAQYTGRIALFCLAAVTNLGCFLGLLFWEPHPDQLGVFFVFPALWGMADAVWQTQTNALYGILFAEHKEAAFANYRMWESLGFVIAFAYSTFICLSTKIYVALAVLALTMVTYLYVEYNEYKHPTPQVAPEDFHKPEMADIKEITAKDEKDIIAQTQL; translated from the exons ATGAAGAAAATTATGAGCCGGACCAGCAAAAATGTCCTTGTGGTTTCAGTTGGATTTCTGCTCTTATTCACAGCATATGGTGGACTGCAGAGTTTACAG AGCAGCCTCAATGCTGAGAATGGAATGGGCGTTATTTCACTCAGTGTCATCTATGGAGCCATCATTTTGTCCTCAATGTTTCTGCCTCCAATAATGATTAAAAATCTGGGCTGCAAATGGACCATCGTCCTTTCAATGGGCTGTTATGTGGCATATTCCTTTGGAAACCTTGCGCCGGGCTG GCCAAGTCTGATGACCACCTCTGCAATTCTGGGTATGGGAGGTTCACCGCTGTGGTCTGCAAAATGCACCTATCTCACAATAAGTGGAAACAGACGAGGCCAGAAAATCAACAAGAAAGGCCAGGATCTCATCAACCAATATTTTGGCatctttttcttcatttttcagtCGTCAGCGGTATGGGGAAACCTCATGTCATCTCTGATATTCGGCCAGGATACTAGCATAG AAGTCCCTGAGGAGAACCTGCAGTACTGTGGTGCGACATCATGCGTGGAAAATTTCACAGTCGCAAACTCAACCCTTCCAGCAAGATATTTAGTGAACACACTACTAGGCTGTTACATTG GTGTGGGAGTTCTTGCCATAATTTTTGTGGCGGTGTTCCTGGACAACATCGACCGAGATCTGGCCAGAGAATTTCGTAAAAACAAGGGCAATGAATCATTTTGCAGCACGTTCCTGGCTACCTTCAAGCTCTTGAGAGATCCTAGATTGTTGCTTCTCATCCCACTGACCATGTACAGTGGGTTTGAGCAAAGTTTCCTTTCTGGTGAATACACAAAG AACTATGTGACTTGTGCGATAGGAATACACTACGTTGGCTTTGTGATGATCTGCTTTGGTGCTTCTAACTCCCTGTGCTCATTCGCCTTTGGTAGACTGGCTCAGTACACTGGAAGAATCGCCCTGTTTTGCTTGG CTGCAGTGACAAACCTGGGCTGTTTTCTGGGTCTTTTGTTCTGGGAGCCTCATCCAGACCAGCTGGGAGTGTTCTTCGTGTTTCCGGCCCTCTGGGGGATGGCAGACGCTGTGTGGCAAACACAAACCAATG CACTTTATGGCATTCTCTTTGCCGAGCACAAAGAAGCAGCATTTGCTAACTACCGCATGTGGGAGTCACTCGGGTTTGTTATAGCTTTTGCTTACAGCACATTCATCTGCCTGTCCACCAAAATCTACGTTGCTTTAGCAGTTCTTGCCCTTACCATGGTAACTTACCTTTACGTTGAGTACAATGAGTACAAGCATCCAACTCCACAAGTGGCTCCTGAAGACTTCCATAAACCAGAAATGGCTGACATCAAAGAAATTACTGCCAAAGATGAAAAAGATATCATCGCTCAGACACAATTGTAA